The genomic stretch ATGTGCAGTCCGGCGGCAATCGCAGGCAACTCGCCAACACCCGGGATATCCGCCGGCCAACCGCTAAGCAGAGTATTGCGCCGGCTCAGCGCCGCACGGCGCATGCGCCGGATATGCCGCTGGAAATGCCCGGCCGCCATGAACTCGGCCATCACTGCCTGGGTACTGACCTCAGAATGGCGAACGTCCACGGCACGCCGCCGGGAAAAGGCTTCAACCAGCCCCAATGGCAATACCAGGTATCCCAGGCGCAGTGCCGGGAATGCCACTTTGCCGAAAGTCCCGACGTACAACACCCGGCCACCGCGATCGAGTGCTGCCAATGGCGCCAGCGGTGCTCCGCTGTAACGGTACTCGCCATCGTAATCATCCTCGACAATCCAGCCTTGCGTACGCTCGGCCCAGGCCAGCAGTTCCAGACGCCGCGCCAGGCTCATCACCACACCGGTGGGGTACTGGTGTGATGGGGTGACGTAGGCCAGACGGCAATCGGTAACCCTGGCCAGCTCGGCGCAGTCGATGCCCTCGCTATCCACCGCCACCCCATGCAAACGCGCACCCGCCACCGCGAACGCATGACCCGCGGCGCGGTAACCCGGATTCTCGACCGCTACCCCATCGCCCGGCTCCACCAGCAACTGTGCACAAAGGCTAATCCCCTGTTGCGCGCCACTGGTGATCACAATTTGCTCAGCGCTGCACTGCATACCTCGCGAACTGCGCAGATAGGCGGCGATCAAGCCGCGCAAGCGCGCGTCACCCTCGGGGGCGCCGTAACACAGTTGCTGCAAGTCCGGCTTGCGCCAGAAAGCCGCATTCAGCTTGGCCCATACCTCGAACGGGAACAGGTCGAACGCTGGCACGCCGACCCGAAAAGCCCTCGGCGGGCCACTCGGTGGCGAGGGCAAATGATGCTTTTGCATCCGTTCCAAGGCAGCATTGTGGATAACTTTACTGGATAAAACTCCAGGTATTTCTGCCTGTTTTGTGGATAAACCTGTGGGTAAGCCTGTTGATAACCCTGTGGATGGATTTGTGGATAGTTTTTTTGCCGGCAACCCGTTTTGCGGCAATTGTGCGACGTAAGTGCCATCGCCGACCCGACCCTCGATGAAACCTTCGGCGTACAACTGGTCGTAGGCGCGCACCACGCTGTTGCGCGAAATCGCCAACGCTGCCGCCAGGTCGCGACTCGCCGGCAAACGTGTCCCGCTGGCCAGGCGACCGTCGAGTACGCGCATGCGCAAGGCCTGGTAGAGCTGGCGGCTCAAGCCCTGGCGTCGATCCAACTCGATGCCTGCGGGGTTGAACGACAAGGAAGGCGACACGTTCGTCATGGGTAATGGACCTATGAAATTAGCCGTTAATGGCTCTTACAACAGACCAATAGCCTGCCTAGGATGCTGGCATTCGCCAAGGAATTTTTCCATGTACACGCCCAGTGCCTTTACC from Pseudomonas sp. S04 encodes the following:
- the pdxR gene encoding MocR-like pyridoxine biosynthesis transcription factor PdxR; translated protein: MTNVSPSLSFNPAGIELDRRQGLSRQLYQALRMRVLDGRLASGTRLPASRDLAAALAISRNSVVRAYDQLYAEGFIEGRVGDGTYVAQLPQNGLPAKKLSTNPSTGLSTGLPTGLSTKQAEIPGVLSSKVIHNAALERMQKHHLPSPPSGPPRAFRVGVPAFDLFPFEVWAKLNAAFWRKPDLQQLCYGAPEGDARLRGLIAAYLRSSRGMQCSAEQIVITSGAQQGISLCAQLLVEPGDGVAVENPGYRAAGHAFAVAGARLHGVAVDSEGIDCAELARVTDCRLAYVTPSHQYPTGVVMSLARRLELLAWAERTQGWIVEDDYDGEYRYSGAPLAPLAALDRGGRVLYVGTFGKVAFPALRLGYLVLPLGLVEAFSRRRAVDVRHSEVSTQAVMAEFMAAGHFQRHIRRMRRAALSRRNTLLSGWPADIPGVGELPAIAAGLHMTVPVESVARERELIELASSVDVEINGLSSYWLPTCATPIDQRAGLVLGFAAVPETSIKAALERLRPVWRVR